DNA from Streptomyces luteogriseus:
CGCGGGTCGAGCTGCACGGCCGGCCGGCCGCCGAGATAGCCGCCGACCTGCTGCCCGCCGAGCTCGTGCCCCAGGCCGTCGCACGGATCGAGGACCTGGAGGTCGACGACGTGCCCAACGGCGGTGTGCACCTGCTGCCGGGCACCCGGGCCTTCCTCGACGCGCTGCCCGCCGAGCGCTGGGCCGTGGTCACCTCCGCCACCCGGCGGCTGGCCGAGGCCCGGCTCGACGCCGTCGGCATCCTGCCCAAGACCCTCGTCGCCGCCGACGACATCACGCGCGGCAAGCCCGACCCCGAGCCCTACCTGCTCGCCGCCCGCACGCTCGGCGTCGACCCCGCCCACTGCGTCGTCTTCGAGGACGCCCCCGCGGGCCTCGCGGCCGGACGCGCCGCCGGTATGACCACCGTGGCGTTGACCACAACCCACCGGGCCCACGAACTCCACGCCGATCTGGTCGTCGAGAACCTGTCGGCCCTGTCGGCGCTGGTCACCGAGCAGGGCGTGGAGATCTCCCCGCGCGGCTGAGAGGCCTCGGCTTCCGTCCACCACTGTCCAGCATCCGGACAGAGGAGGGCCGGTCAGGACCGTACGCATGTTTTACTGACGGCATGACCACGACGAGCGACCGCATCCCCGCGACCGAGGCGACCATGACGCCCGGTGCTCGTTGTATGTGTCGAATGTGCGCCTTCTAGAGGGCCCCTGCACCACCCCTGAGCTCGCGCCCCGAAGCGAGACGCGGCCCGTCCGCACGCCCTGAGCGCTGCGTGACCCGGAGCCGCCCCGCGCACATGTTCTCCCCGGTTCCACTTCCCAGCGAGAACCGTGTCGCGTCCCTGACCGAATGCACCTGTGCCCGGGCACACCCACGCCCGCGCACTCGACAGTGACGGAATCCCAGTGATCACCACCTCGGGCCTGACCAAGGTCTACCGTGCACGCGGCCGCGAGGTCACCGCCCTGGACGGCGTCGACCTGCACGTCCGCGAAGGTGAGGTGTACGGCGTCATCGGCCAGTCCGGCGCCGGCAAGTCCTCGCTCATCCGCTGCGTCAACCTGCTGGAACGCCCCACGGCCGGCACCGTGACCGTCGCCGGGCAGGACCTCACCGCCCTGGCCGGCCGCGGCCCGCGCGCCGGCAGGGAACTGCGGCAGGCGCGCAGCCGTATCGGCATGGTCTTCCAGCACTTCAACCTGCTGTCCTCCCGGACCGTCCAGGACAACGTCGAGCTGCCGCTGGAGATCCTCGGGAAGTCCGGGCAGGAACGCTCCCGCAAGGCGCTGGAACTGCTCGACCTGGTCGGCCTCGCCGACAAGGCGAAGGCCTACCCCGCGCAGCTCTCCGGCGGCCAGAAGCAGCGCGTCGGCATCGCCCGCGCCCTCGCCGGCGACCCGAAGGTGCTGCTGTCCGACGAGGCCACCAGCGCCCTCGACCCGGAGACCACCCGGTCGATCCTGGCGCTGCTGCGCGACCTCAACCGGCAGCTCGGCCTGACCGTCCTGCTCATCACCCACGAGATGGACGTCGTGAAGTCGGTCTGCGACTCGGCCGCGCTCATGGAGTCCGGGCGCATCGTCGAGTCGGGCACCGTCAGCGAACTGCTCGCCACCCCCGGCTCGGAACTGGCCGCCGCGCTGTTCCCGCTCGACGGCGAGGCCTCCGGCGAGGACCGCACCGTCGTCGACGTCACCTTCCAGGGCGAGAGCGCCACCCAGCCCGTCATCTCGCAGCTCGCCCGCACCTACAACATCGACATATCGATCCTCGGTGCCGCCATCGACACCGTCGGCGGCCTCCAGGTCGGCCGGATGCGCATCGAACTGCCCGGCCGCTACGAGGACAACGTCGTGCCGATCGGCTTCCTGCGTGAACGGGGCCTCCAGATCGACGTCCCGGGCCGCGAGTCCGAACTGGTGAAGGAAGGTGCCAAGTGACCTGGTCCGAGATGCAGCCCCTGCTGGAGCAGGCGTGTTGGGACACCCTCTACATGGTCGGCTGGTCCACGCTCATCGCCGTCGTCGGCGGTCTGCCGCTCGGCGTCCTGCTGGTCCTGACCGACCGTGGCGGCCTGCTCCAGAACCTCGCGGCCAACAAGGTCATCGGGCAGGTCGTGAACATCGCCCGCTCCCTGCCGTTCATCATCCTGATGGTCGCGCTGATGGGCTTCACCCGCTCGATCACCGGGACGACCATCGGCGTCGAGGCGGCGATCGTGCCGCTCGCCGTCGGTGCCATCCCGTTCTTCGCGCGCCTGGTCGAGACGGCCGTCCGCGAGGTGGACCACGGGCTCGTCGAGGCCGTGCAGTCCATGGGCGGCAACACCTGGACCATCGTCCGCAAGGTCCTCGTGCCCGAGTCCCTGCCGTCGCTGATCTCCAGCACCACCACCACGATCGTCGCCCTCATCGGCTACTCCGCCATGGCGGGCACCGTCGGTGCCGGAGGCCTCGGAGACATCGCCATCCGCTATGGCTACCAGCGCTTCGAGACCCAGCTCATGTGGATCACGGTCGCGATCCTCGCCGTCGTCATCTCGGTCATCCAGTTCGCCGGCGACTACGCGGCCCGCTCCCTGCACCGCCGCGGCGCCCACTCGGGCCCCGCCCCCAAACTGCGGCTCCTCAAAGCCGCCTCCTGAACCCCCCGTCCACCCACACGGGGTCGCACCACCCGCAAGGTCATAAGGAAAGGCACTTTTCGTGCGTAACACCGCCAAGATCACCACCGCCGTTCTCGCCGCCGGAGCCCTCACCCTCGGGCTCAGCGCCTGCGGCGCGGACAGCTCCGACACCGACGGACCCCTGATCGTCGCCGCCAGCCCCGTCCCGCACGCCGAGATCCTGAACTACGTCAAGGACAACCTGGCCAAGAAGGAGGGTCTCGACCTCCAGGTCAAGGAGTTCACCGACTACGTCACGCCGAACACGGCGACGCAGGACGGCTCCGTCGGCGCCAATTACTTCCAGAACAAGCCGTACCTCGACGACTTCAACAAGAAGAACGGCACCGACATCGTGCCCGTCGTCACGGTCCACCTGGAACCGCTCGGCCTCTACTCCCACAAGGTCAAGAAGGCCGACGACCTGAAGAGCGGTGCGACCGTCGCCATCCCCAACGACACGGTCAACGAGGCCCGCGCCCTCAAGCTCCTCGCCACCGACGGGCTCATCACCCTCAAGGCCGGCGTCGGCAACGAGGCGACCCCCGCCGACATCACCAAGAACCCCAAGAACCTCAAGTTCAAGGAGCTGGAGGCGGCCCAGACGCCGCGCTCCCTCGACGACGTGGACGCCGCCGTCGTCAACGGCAACTACGCCATCGAGTCCGACCTCAAGCCGTCCAAGGACGCCCTCGTCCTGGAGTCCCCGAAGAACAACCCCTACGGCAACTTCCTCGCCGTGAAGAAGGGCAACGAGGACGACCCGCGCGTGAAGAAGCTCGCGAAGCTCCTCACCTCGCCCGAGGTCGAGAAGTTCATCCAGGACAAGTACGCCGGCTCGGTGCTCGCCTCCTTCTGAGGCCGCCCCCGGCACCCGCGCACACGGGGTCCTGCCCCCACCCGGTGGGAAGGGCCCCGTGGTGCGCGTCAGTGCTTTCATGCTGCATGCTGGGCAGTTCAGCATGCCCTGAAGGTTCACCGAAGGTTACGGAGCGGCGCATGACGAGCACCTTCCCCAACATCTCCATCAGCACGGAGCGGTTGGTGCTGCGCCCCCTCGACGAAGACGACGTCGCCTCCCTGGCCGCCATGATGAACGACGAACAGGTGGCGGCCTGGACCTCCGTCCCCCAGCCCTTCACGGAGGACGGCGCCCGCACCTGGATCACCGAGTACGCCCCCACCGAGCGCACCGAGGGACGCGGAATCGACTTCGCGATCACCGAGTTCCTCACCCAGCGCCTGGTCGGCGTCATCCAGCTCGGCAAGACCAACTGGCACGTACGCTCCACCGAACTCTCGTACATCATCGCCCCCTGGGCGCGCGGCGAGGGCTACGCCTCCGAGGCCGCCCTCGTCACCGCACAGTGGCTCTTCACGGACCAGAAGTTCGAGCGCATCGAACTGCGCACGGCGGCCGACAACACCGCCTCCCAGCAGGTCGCCCAGAAGATCGGCTGCATCAGCGAGGGCGTGCTGCGCAACGCCTGTATAGCCCGGGCCCGTGCCGAGGACGGCACATGGACCGACGTACGCACCGACTTCATC
Protein-coding regions in this window:
- a CDS encoding HAD-IA family hydrolase, with amino-acid sequence MTIHARALLFDNDGTLVSSLASVDRCWTRWAGEYGITAEQFARVELHGRPAAEIAADLLPAELVPQAVARIEDLEVDDVPNGGVHLLPGTRAFLDALPAERWAVVTSATRRLAEARLDAVGILPKTLVAADDITRGKPDPEPYLLAARTLGVDPAHCVVFEDAPAGLAAGRAAGMTTVALTTTHRAHELHADLVVENLSALSALVTEQGVEISPRG
- a CDS encoding methionine ABC transporter ATP-binding protein — its product is MITTSGLTKVYRARGREVTALDGVDLHVREGEVYGVIGQSGAGKSSLIRCVNLLERPTAGTVTVAGQDLTALAGRGPRAGRELRQARSRIGMVFQHFNLLSSRTVQDNVELPLEILGKSGQERSRKALELLDLVGLADKAKAYPAQLSGGQKQRVGIARALAGDPKVLLSDEATSALDPETTRSILALLRDLNRQLGLTVLLITHEMDVVKSVCDSAALMESGRIVESGTVSELLATPGSELAAALFPLDGEASGEDRTVVDVTFQGESATQPVISQLARTYNIDISILGAAIDTVGGLQVGRMRIELPGRYEDNVVPIGFLRERGLQIDVPGRESELVKEGAK
- a CDS encoding methionine ABC transporter permease, which encodes MTWSEMQPLLEQACWDTLYMVGWSTLIAVVGGLPLGVLLVLTDRGGLLQNLAANKVIGQVVNIARSLPFIILMVALMGFTRSITGTTIGVEAAIVPLAVGAIPFFARLVETAVREVDHGLVEAVQSMGGNTWTIVRKVLVPESLPSLISSTTTTIVALIGYSAMAGTVGAGGLGDIAIRYGYQRFETQLMWITVAILAVVISVIQFAGDYAARSLHRRGAHSGPAPKLRLLKAAS
- a CDS encoding MetQ/NlpA family ABC transporter substrate-binding protein, encoding MRNTAKITTAVLAAGALTLGLSACGADSSDTDGPLIVAASPVPHAEILNYVKDNLAKKEGLDLQVKEFTDYVTPNTATQDGSVGANYFQNKPYLDDFNKKNGTDIVPVVTVHLEPLGLYSHKVKKADDLKSGATVAIPNDTVNEARALKLLATDGLITLKAGVGNEATPADITKNPKNLKFKELEAAQTPRSLDDVDAAVVNGNYAIESDLKPSKDALVLESPKNNPYGNFLAVKKGNEDDPRVKKLAKLLTSPEVEKFIQDKYAGSVLASF
- a CDS encoding GNAT family N-acetyltransferase; the encoded protein is MTSTFPNISISTERLVLRPLDEDDVASLAAMMNDEQVAAWTSVPQPFTEDGARTWITEYAPTERTEGRGIDFAITEFLTQRLVGVIQLGKTNWHVRSTELSYIIAPWARGEGYASEAALVTAQWLFTDQKFERIELRTAADNTASQQVAQKIGCISEGVLRNACIARARAEDGTWTDVRTDFIVWSLLPEDLEGVGEQLRDGFTSFGDWN